The Stigmatella ashevillena genomic sequence TGCTTGCCCAGCAGCGAGTCGCTGCCGCGGAACTTCATCGCCACCAGCTCGCGCACGGCACGGGGGCCCGACAGCCAGAGCGACAGCTCGAAGACACCGTCCACGGCGGTGCTCTCCGGGTGGACTTCTCCCTCATGGTGAGGCGACAGCAGCAGGACGGTGGCGCCCAGGATGCTCGTGAACGTCTGCAAGCTCTGGAGAAAGCGCTTGAAGGACAGATCCGATCGGGCGAACTCCTTCGCCGCATCCATTCCGTCGATGATGAGCAGGGTCGCCTGGTGGTCCTGGGCGGCCCGCCGCACCAGCTCCAACAGCCCCTTCAGCCCCTCTTGTTCCAGCTCCCGGTAGCCGCTGATGTAGTGCAGCTTGCTGGGGATGACGCTCGGGTCGAAGAAGGTCATCGCCTCCAGGTTCGCCAGCATGCGCGCATGGGATTCAGACAACAGGGTGACGTAGAGCGCCCGGCCACCTCTCTTGACATGGTTGAAGGCGATCTGGTTGGCCAGCACCGTCTTGCCCGAGCCCGGAGGACCCATGACCGAGTAGCAGTCCCCCTTGAGGAGGCCTCCCTTGGTGATGAAGTCCAGCCGGGGCACGTCCGTGAGCAGCCGCTCCGCTTTGGCTGCGGGGCCCGGGGTCTTTTCCCCTGGGGCCTCTGCTTGGTCCTTCACGCGTCTCTCCTTGCTCAATACCGTTCAGTCCGGCGCAGCGGGAGCAGCACCTGGAACGTTGCGCCCTCACCCGGGGTACTGTCCACGACAATGGTTCCTCCGTGCGCCGTGACAATCTCTTTGGCGATATAGAGGCCGAGACCCAGGCTGCCGGATTGCTGGGTGTGGGTTGCCCGCTCGAACCGCTCGAAAATCCGGGCTTGGTCCTCCAAGGCAATGCCAATGCCATGATCCTTCACGCAGAGCGCGGCCATGTCCTCCCGCTCTTCCACGCGCAGCAGCACGGCCTTTCCGCTGCCGTACTTGAGCGCATTGGTCAGCAGGTTGTAGAGCACCTGTTCCAGCCTCAGACGATCTCCAAAGAGAACAATGGGTCCAGAGGGAAGTTCGAGCTGGAGCTCCACCCCGAGCGAGCGGGCCGTGGGCTCGAGCCGCTGATGCACCTCCCGGGCGACGTCCACCAGGTCCACCGTGCTCACCTCCAGCTTGAGCCTCCGGCTGGAGACGCGGGACACGTCCAGCAGTGTGTCGAGCAACTGCTGCAGGCGGGTGAGCTGGCGCAGAGAGGCGGAGAGCCCCTTGTCGAGCGAGGCCTTGGGGACGGTCTCGGCCTTGGTCCGCGTGCCGAGCAAGAAGGTCCGCTCCAGGTGGAGGCGCAGCGCGGTGAGAGGGGTTTTCAGCTCATGGGCCGCGACGGACAGGAAGTCATCGCGCACCCGGATGGCGTCCTGGGCCCGGCGCTGAAGCCGCAAGAGCGCATCGATGTTGGCAAGCAGCTCTTCCTCCTCGAAGGGAGTGGTCCAATAGGCGTCCGCGCCGTAGGCCAGCCCGCGGATGCGGTCCTCACGCGTGATGGACGCAGCGGACAGGTGTGCGATCAGCAGACCCTGTGTCTCTTCGCGCCCTCGCAGGCGTCGGCAGACCTCGTAGCCATCGATGTCCGGCATCTCGACATCCAGCAGCACCAAGTCTGGCAACTGGTGGGCAAGCGCCAGCGCTTCCTGTCCCGAGCTGGCTTCCAACACCTGGTAGCCCGCAAGCTCCAGCATGCGGCTGACGAGGTAGCGCGTGGCGGCGTGGTCATTGACGTTGAGGACGGTGGCCCTCGGCTCGGCTTTGGCGGCATGGGTGCCCGGTGTCATCGCTTGGTGGTCCAGGCCCAGAAGTCTGGTGACCCCCCTGCCAAAGCGGAATCCCCGGGAGTTCATCCTTGGCACGAAGCGTGCCGTTGGATGCCCGGGATGTTGGATTTTTTCCAGAACCTGGGGTCTAGGCCGACGCCCGGGCCCGCAGTTTCTCGAAGAGTTCCGGGGGCATGGAGGCCGTTCCCAGGTGTCTTCCCGGCGCCACCTTCTCCCCGTGGAAGTCGCTGCCCGCGGTCACCACCAGGGCGAACTCCCGGGCGAGGGCCAGGTACTTCTCGCGCACGCTCGGGTTGTGATCCGCGTGGAGGACCTCCAGCCCCGCGAGCCCCGCCTTCGCCAGCGTGGCGATCTCCGCGCGGTTCATCTTCGAGGTCCCCGGGTGGGCCAGGGTGGCGGTGCCACCCGCGGTGCGGATGAGCTGGATGGCATCCGCACCGTCCAGCCGGTAGCGGTCCACCCACGCGGGGCGCCCGTTTCCAAGGAACCGGTCGAACGCCTCCTTCGTGTCCACGCACCAGCCCTTCTCCACCAGGACCCGCGCCAGGTGGGGTCGGCCCAAGTGGGCGTCCTCCGCCAGCGCGTACACCTCTTCCATCCGCACCGGGAAGCCGAGCTTTCGCATCTTCTCCACCATCTGTTCCATCCGCTGCGCGCGCTCGGTGCGCAGCGCGTCCGCGAACCGGGAGATGCCGGGATCCTCGGGGCGCAGGAAGTGCCCCAGGATGTGGGCCTCCTTGCCCAGCACGAAGGCGGACAGCTCGATGCCCGCGACCAGCTCCACCCCATGGCGGGCGGCCGCGGCCTTTGCCGCCGCCAGCCCTGCTACCGTGTCGTGGTCCGTGACCGCGAGCACCGTCACGCCCGCGGAGGCGGCCATGGCGAGAAGCTCCTCCGGAGCGTGCTGGCCGTCGCTCGCGGTGGTGTGGGAGTGAAGATCGATCACGGCGTGCTCCAGGGCATGGGAGGAGAGCCCCCCGCTGTCTTTCTACCTGAAGCCCGGGGCAGGGCCCATCTCGTGGGGAGCACTGGCCAGGAGTGAACGGCCGCAGCCCCTGACTCCCTCCGAGGCGGGGAAACCGGGCTTAAAGTCGGTTCATGGCGAAGAAGAACAGCTCCATCGAGAACCGGGTCTACCTTTTCGAGTCGCTCGCGAGCAGCTACGTGGCGGCGGCCTCGGCGCAGTTGGGCTCCGAGGACCCGGCCGCGCGCGAGCAGGTGCGGCGGGCGCTGGCGGAGCTGGCGTACGTCTCCTGTGCCGTCGCGGACACCGGGCACCTCTCCGCGGAGCAGGTGCGGGAGCGGGTCCTGGGCAGCCCCGAGCCACGGGCCACCCCCAAGGGCCGTGGCCGCCGCTGACACGCCCGGTCCGCGGTGGTAGATCGGCGCGCCATGGCCAAGACCTCGAACCCGAAGAAGAGCTTGCGCAACGCCTACTCGGGCGCGCGCAAGGCGGACCCCCGCCCCATCACCGGCAAGGAGAAGCCGGCCGAGCTGCTCGCCCACGCCTTCAGCGCCTACGTGGGGCGCCAGGAGCGCACGGCGTTCGAGCTGATGTCGAAGTCCATGGAGCAGGACGCGTCCATCTTCCTGACGCTCTCGGGGGCCATGACGCCCGCGGGCCTGCACCAGAGCTGCCTCATCCCCCTGGTGGAGAAGGGCATCATCTCCGCGCTGACCACCACGGGCGCCAACCTCTACCACGACGCCCACCGCATCATCGGCCATGCGATCCGCGAGGTGAACCCGAACGCCGGAGACCTCCAGTACCGGCTGGCGCGCATCATCCGCATCTACGACTTGGGCTTCTGGGAGGAGGCCCTGCTGGACACGGACCGGCTCTTCTCGGCCATCATCCGGGGCCCCGAGTTCCAGAAGAAGATGACGACGCCGGAGTTCCACTACCTGTTGGGCAAGGCGGTGTACGGCATCGAGAAGCAGCTGGGCGTGAAGCAGCCCTCGCTGCTGTCCACCTGCTACAAGCACGCGGTGCCCATCTGGGTGGGCGCGGTGCAGGATGGCTCCATCTTCCTGAACGTCGTGAAGCTCAAGCGGCTGCTCGGCGCGGAGTTCAAGTTCGAGCTCGACATCAACGACGACGTGTACTCGATGGCGGCGATGCAGCACTTCTGCCGCCACCAGGGCTCCAAGCGGCTGGCCATCTGGATCCTCGGAGGGGGTGTGCCCAAGAACTACACACTCCAGGGCGAGCCGCTGCTGGATCAGATCCTCAATGTGCCCACGTCGGGGTTCGACATCGACGTGCAATTCTGCGTGGACCCGGTGGACAACGGGGCGCTGTCGAGCTGCCCGGCTGGCGAGGGCCACACCTGGGGCAAGGTCTCCGTGGAGGCGGTGGAGACGGGTTCGATGTATGTGCACTGCGACGTGACGGCCGTCTTCCCCTGGCTCACGCACGCCCTGCTGTCCGAGCCGAAGAACAAGCGCAAGCCCATGCGGCTGATGGACAAGATGGCCGAGGCCATCACCTTCCTGGACACGGATGTGCAGAAGCGCCGCAAGCAGCTCATGAAGACGTTGGACTGGAGTGTCGAGGAAGCGGAGCCCTCGACTCCTGAAGATGCCGACAAGCACGACGCCTACGTCCGCTAGAGGAACCCCTTTTCAGGAGCCCCCCATGAGCCAGCCTTCGCAGCCGACCGGTGTGGTGATGACCGCCACCAGCGCCCCCGCATTCAAGACGGAACTCGAGCACGGGCCGTCCGGCTCGCGCATCGCTACCGAGGCCCCGAAGGACAACGGGGGAACGGGGGGCTCCTTCTCTCCCACGGACCTGGTCGGGGCGGCGCTCGCCTCGTGCGCGCTCACCACCATGGCCTTGGTCGCCTCGCGCGAGGGCATTCCCTTTGGGGATGCCCGGGTGACGGTGGAAAAGCGGATGACGCCGCCCCCTCGCCGGATTGGCGAACTGGTGCTGACCCTTCACATGCCCACAGGCCTGTCTCCGGCGCACCGGATCCGTTTGGAGCAGGTGGCCCACGAGTGCCCCGTCGCCCGGAGCCTTCACCCGGACCTGAAGTTGCCCATCACGTTCCGCTACCCGGGCGAGTCCTAGGTCTCTCGGCGAGGGCCTGCCTGCTGGCCCTCCTACCGGCTTTGCGGGTGTCCGTGCGCGGGCTCTGGGACGTGCCGACCCTCGGGACAAGGCACACCAGGAGGGGCCGTCCATGAACGTGAAGTTGTTGGGCATTTACCTGAACGATCACCTCGCGGGTTCACGCTTCGGTTTGGACCTGGCCTCCCGGGCAGCCCGGCGGAATCGAGGCAATGCGGTGGGGGACTTCCTCTCCACACTGCAAACGGGGCTGGAGCAAGACCGGGCGGTGCTGGAGCGGGTGATGCAAGGGCTGTCCATTCCCCGCGATCGCCTCAAGGAGGGGACGGCCTGGGCGGTGGCGTGGATGGAACGCCTGAAGCCGAACGGCGGTGGGCTGACGGGCTACTCGCCCTTGAGCCGGGTGATGGACCTGGAAGCGCTGTGCATCGGGACGCGGGGCCGCATCTGCATGTGGCGCGCCCTGGAGCGGCTGTCCCGGACGGAGCCACGGCTGGCGGGCATGGACTTCGCGGCGTGCATCGAGCGGGCGGAAGAACAGCTCAAGATGTTGGAGCAGCTCCGGCTGCGGGCCGCCGACACGGCCTTCGCCAGCGAGCCCCTGCCATCTGGGGCGTCCATTCCTGCGCGGTGATTCAGGCTCCGGCCCTTGCTGCCAGCGTGTGGAAGCAAGGGCCAGGGCAGGCCCTGCGTCAGGTCCCCGTGGGAGGGGCGGGAATGCGGGGGGACGAGGCGTCCTGCGGCGGCACTAGGCGGAGCTGGCCGTGGCTGGCGTTGAAGGCCGCGTCCACGTCTCGCTCCAAGTAGGTGTAGCCAGCCAGGCCCTCCTCGTACATCCGCAGCAGGGTGCGCGACTCATCCAGGGTGATGCGGCCATTGCGCAGCGCTATCTCGGTGAACTTCCGCAGCCGCGCCACCAGATCGTCCTTGCTGTAGCTGACGTAGTGGAGCACCTCGTTGACGGTGTCTCCCTCCACGACGTGATCGATCAGGTAGCCCCCGTTGGGCGCCAGCGACACCTGCACCGCGTGGGTATCCCCGAACAGGTTGTGCAGGTCCCCGAGGATCTCCTGGTAGGCGCCCACCAGGAAGATGCCCAGGTAGTAGTCGTCGTTGTTGAGCGGGTGCAGCTCCAGCGCGTCCTTCACCTCGCGCTTGTCGATGAAGTGCTCGATCTTCCCGTCCGAGTCGCAGGTGATGTCGGCCAGCGTGGCCCGGCGCGACGGCTTCTCGGCCAGCCGGTGGATCGGCATGATCGGAAAGAGCTGATCAATGGCCCACGAGTCCGGCAGGGACTGGAACACGGAGAAGTTGCAGAAGTACGTGTCGGACAGCTGCTTCTCCAGCGAGTCCAGCTCCTCGGGGATCTCCCCATGGTCGCGGGCGATGCGCATGATCTTGTGGCAGATGGCCCAGTAGATGTTCTCCGCGGCCACGCGCTGCTCCAGCGAGAGGTGGCCCAGGGAGAACAGCGTGAGGCTCTCCTCCTTGGCATCCTGGGCATCGTGCCAGGACTCCAGGAGGTTCTTGTTCGTCAGGTCCCGGAGGGTGCTCAGCAGGTTGCGCACCACGGAGGGCGCCTTCTCGTCCACCTTCTCGGGCACCTGGGCGGGATCCGACTCGCTGGTGCCCAGCACGTCCATTACCAGCACGGCGTGGTGGGCCACGATGGCGCGGCCGGACTCGGAGACGAGCGTGGGGTGGGTGACGCCCGCCCGGTCACACGCCTCCATCACCCCGAACACCACGTCGTTGGCGTACTCCTCCGTGGTGTAGTTCATGGAGGAGGTGAAGTTGGTCTGCGAGCCGTCGTAGTCCACGCCCAGGCCGCCGCCCACGTCCAGGTACTTCAGGGGCGCGCCCTGGCGGGCCACCTCCACGTAGAAGCAGCCCACCTCGCGCAGCGCGTTCTTCACGTTGCGGATGTTGGAGATCTGGCTGCCCAGGTGGAAGTGCAGCAGCTCGAAGTGGGGCAGGAGCCCCGTCTCGCGCATGAAGCTGATGCAGTTCATCAGCTCCGAGGAGGTGAGGCCGAACTTGGAGCGGTCTCCTCCAGAGGCCTCCCACTTGCCCGCCCCGCGCGTGGACAGCTTCACCCGCACGCCCAGCCGGGGGGCGATGCCCGTCTTGCGGGCCACCTCGGCGATGAGGGGCAGCTCGCTGGGCTTCTCCACCACCAGGATGACGTTGCGGCCCAGCCGGGAGAAGAACAGCGCCGTCTCCACGTACTCCTCGTCCTTGTAGCCGTTGCAGATGACGAGCGCGTCCTCGTTGTCCAGCAGCGCCATCACCGCGAGCAGCTCCGGCTTGCTGCCGGCCTCCAGGCCGTAGCCGTAGTTCTTGCCCGTCTCGACGATGGTCTCCACCACGTACCGGTGCTGGTTCACCTTGATGGGGTACACGCCCCGGTACTGGCCCTTGTAGTTGGACTCGGCGATGGCCTTCTTGAAGGCCTCGTTGAGGTGGATGACGCGGTGGCGCAGGACATCCGTGAAGCGGATCAGCAGGGGCAGGCCGATGCCCCGGCGCCGCACCTCGTCCACCAGCTCCTTCAGGTCCATGCTGGACCCCTGGGGCCCATCCGGGTGGACGCACACATGGCCCTTCTCGTTGATGCCGAAGTAGGGATTCCCCCAATTCCGGATCCCATACATTTCCAGGGCGTCAGCGAGGGTCCAACGGTGCTGCGGCGTGTTGATGGGCATCGGCGTCTCGGGGCCTCCAGGGGTGGGTGAGGGGGACGAGTCCCTTCAACCGTTGAACGCGCGCAACTATAGGGAAAGCGTCCCGGCTTCAATAGCCGGCTGACAAGGGAGCAGCCAGACAAGCACGGGGGCCGGGAAGAAGTCCGGTGGGCCTGCCCGCCGCGCGGGCTTACCCTTCTGGTGGACACTGGGAGGACGCGTGGACCGAAGGGGAGGGTGCATGGAGTCGTCCGCACGCAGGGAAGAGCCGTTACTGACACCGAGGCAGATCTTCGAGCGGTTGAACCGGTACGTCATCGGCCAGGACGAGGCGAAGCGGACCGTGGCCATTGCCGCCCACAACCACCTCAAGCGCATTCAGGCAAGGAGGCTCCGGCGAGGCTCGCTCATCAAGAAGTCCAACATCCTGCTGATCGGCCCCACCGGGAGCGGCAAGACACACATCGCGCGCAACCTGGCGGACATTCTCTCCGTCCCGTTCACGACGGTGGATGCCACCGAGTACACGGAGGCGGGCTACTACGGCAAGGACGTGGAGGTGATGATCTCGGACCTGCTCTTCAAGGCCAACCACTCGGTGGAGGACACCCAGCGGGGCATCATCTTCGTCGACGAGGTGGACAAGATTGCCCGCCGCTCGCAAGGGGCCCGGAATGGCGCCGGCAGCCGGGACATTGGCGGCGAAGGGGTTCAGCAGGGGCTGCTCAAGATGCTGGAGGGGCGTGAAGTCTTCGTCCCCATGAACCTCACCCAGGCGTGGAACAAGAGCGACTTCGTGCAGATCGACACGCGCGACATCCTCTTCATCTGCGCGGGCACCTTTTCGGACCTGCACGAGTATGGCGAGGGAGGCTCCCGCCCCCTGGGCTTCGGGTCCGAGGAGGCATCCCGGCGGGTGAGCAAGCGCATCAGCGTCAAACAGCTGGTGGACTTCGGCATGCTCGCGGAGTTCCTGGGCCGCCTGCCCGTGATGGTTCAGCTCCAGGCGCTGGGGGAACCCGAGCTCTTGCGCGTGCTGACGGAGCCGCCGGACTCCATCATCCGCGAGTTCCGTGAGTTGCTGGCATACGACGAGATCGACCTGGACTTCACCGAGGAGGCCCTCCGCGAGGTGGTGCACTTCTCGGTGGAGAAGGGGCTGGGCGCCCGGGGCTTGCGCTCCATTTTGGAGCACGTGATGGCCGATGTGATGTTCGAAGCGCCCGAGCGGGGCCGGGGGCCGTTCCGGGTGGATGGGGACTTCGTGCGGACCCGGCTCAGCGGGCTGAACGCCGCGCAGTTGGGAGCCTGAGCCGGGCGAGGGCTCAGGGGCGCCGGTCCGCGGCCCGGGAGGCGGCCCCGAGGCGGGCCGCGGTGTCCGGATCCTGGATGAGCTGGAGGATGAGGTTGTTGTTCAGCAGGGCGCGGTGGTCGCCCTGCTCGAGCGAGCGGCGCAGCGACTCGTCCTTGAGGGCCTTCTGGAAGCGGGGGTCCTGCCGCAGCGCCTTGTAGGCGGGATCATTCTGAAGCCGGGAGGCGCGCTGGGGGTCCGTGCTGAGCTGGGCCACCTGGACGAAGTCCTTGAGCGCCGCGAACTGGGTCATCTCGAAGAGGTTGTGCTCGCGCGCGAAGCCCAGGGCCTTGGAGTCCTTGGCCGACAGGCCCATCTTCCGGCCCGCCACCACCACGTGCTGCTCCACGAAGGTCAGCCCGCTGAGCAGCACGTACGCGATGATGGCCACCTTGCCCCCGCCGATCAGGAAGCCGATGAACCGGTCCGGCCCGCGGTTCTCCGGATCCTGGCCCGACATCATGCGCTGGAGCAGGGCGCCGAGGGCGTAGCGCACCACCACGAGCACCAGGATGAAGATGAGCAGGCTGCCCACCAGCAGCCCGATGAGTTGGGGGGTGCTCAGCGCCTCCGCCAGCTTCGGCGCGAGCACGGGCCCCAGCCGCTTGGAGACGAAGTAGGCCGCGGCCAGCCCCACCAGGTGGGCCACCTGCCGGGCCGCGCCGGTGATGGCGCCCACCACCGCGAAGAACAGCACCAGTCCCAGAATGATGAGATCGATGATCACCGTGAAGCCCCCCTGCCTGTCACCGGGCGCCCGCTGCTTCCGGGCGCGTCACTTGATCTTGAAGGAGTCACCCTTGGCCTTGGCCTCGTCCTCCAGCTTCTTCTTGGCCTCGGCGAGCTTCTCCTTGTAGCGGGCATTGGAGGGCTCGTAGGTGAGCGCCATCTTGAGGTTGCGCTCGGCGGAGGACCACCGGCCCGCATCGAAGTCACTCGCGCCGAGCTGGTAGAACTGACGGCCCTTGGGGTGGGTGCCGATCTGCTCCTCGTGCTCCTTGCGGGCGGCGGCCTTGCTCTCGGCCTCGGAGTTCTCGGTGAAGCGCAGCTTCTGGGCCCGCTCGGGGCCTGTCACATCCGCCAGGTACTTCTTGCGCTTCGTGTCATCGCGCAGGACGTAGTAAGCCTCGGTCACACGCTTGTAGAGCTCGTTGACCTGCTCCTTCAGCTCCTTGGACTCCAGTTGGTAGAAGCGGTCCGGGTGATAGGTGCGGCTCTCCGCGTAGAAGGCCTTCTTGATGGCCGCGGGGGGCGCCTCCTTCGGGATTCGCAGCACCTCGAAGTAATCGCTCTGATCGAGCTGGGCGCACCGGGCTTCCAGCTCCGCGATCTGCCCGGCATCCATCGAGCCCTTTCCCGCTGCACTGGGAGGTGGGGGCGGCGGCGTGGCGGGAGCCGCGGCGGCGGCGGGGGCTACCGGCGGGACAATGGGGGAGATGGCCGGGGCGATGGGAGGAACGACGGGGGCGCTGGGCCGGGCCGCGACCGGCGACACCGGAGGAATGCCGGGAACGGGAGGGGACGGAGGGGTGGGGCCGGCGCCGGGGGGGGCGGTCCTCGTGGGAGGAGCCACGGGAGGGCGGGGACCCGTGACGGGCGCCGTTGGCACCCCGGGGGGCTGCGTGCCAGGCCTGACGACAGGCGGAGCGGCCACGCTGGGGGAAACGGACGGGGGCGCCGTGGGAGGACGGCCCACGGCGGGTGCCCCGGGCGGGGGTGAGGGGGAGCGGGGCGTCACGGGAGGAGGCGTGACGGAGACGGGGACGATGCCCGGCAGGGTGGGCCGGTGGGCCGCCGCGGCCGGAGAGCTGGGCGTGGGGGCCGTCAGGACGACGCCGGGGCCCGGCTGGGGAGTGACAGAGACGGGAGAGAGCCCCTGGACGGTGGGGCGATGCGCTCCCGGGGCAGGGGGCGGAGGCCCGGCGACACCCGGAGGAAAGCTCACGGGAGAAATGGTGGGCAGCGCCAGGGTGGGGCGCTCGGAGCGCGGAAGGAGCGCCGCGGGCGGGATGGCGGGCACGCCGCCTGCCACCATGGGTCTGCCTCCCGCCGGGGTGCCCGCGGGGCGGGGGGCCTGGGCGGGGGGAACGGCTCCCGGTGAGGGCGGGACGGCTCCCGGCACGGTGCGAGAAGGGGGGACGGGTGCGCCCGGCGCGGGCCGGAGGGGCGCGCCCGCGGCGGCCCCTGGGGTCGGAGCGGCAGGGGGTGGGGGCCGGGGGGCGGCGGTGGCGCCTGGCACGGTGCGGGGCGGGCCCGGCGGTGCGGCTGCGGGAGCGCCGGGCCGGGGCGGGCCGGCGGCCGGGACGAGCGGGCGTTGCGGTCCAGGGGCTGCCCCGGGCGTGGGGGCGCGGGCTGCGGAGGCCGGCTGCGCCGGGCCACTCCCAGGGGGAGGGCCAGGGGGCTTGCCGGCATTCGGGTCGGAGGGTTGGGACATCGGCGGTCCGTACGGAGGCGGCTAGGCCACGGAGGGAAGATCGCTGCTGTGGCCTGCGAGATGGATTTGCCGGGTGGCGTCGATGGACCGCTGGATGTCGGTCTCGGACATTCCGGACGAGAGGGTGAGGGTGGTGGTCGTCTTCTGGCCCGTCTCGACGTCACAGGCGGAGACGTTCACCATGCCGTTGGTGTCGATCTCGAACGTCACTTCGATCTTCACATCGCCGCGGTAGCCGATGCGGAAGCCGGAGAACTCGAACTCTCCGAGCAGCTCGCACTCCTCCGCCCGGTTCGACTCACCTTGGTACACGCGAATCTTCACCTTCTCCTGGCCATCGCGGCTGGTGGTGAACGTCTTCGAGCGGTCGATGGGCACCGGCGTGTTCTTGTCGATGACCTTCTCCGTGTAGCCGCCCACGGTGCCGATGCGCAGCGACAGCGGCGTGACGTCCACCAGGAACGTCTCCGCGCCTGCGTCCAGCAGCGCGTGGGCCTGGAGGCAGGCTCCCAGAGAGACGACCTGGTCCGGGTTGATGCCCTCCATGGGCTCCTTCTGGAAGTAGTGCTTCACCGAGTTGCGGATGATGGGCAGCCGCGTCGGGCCTCCCACCAGGATGACCGCGTCGACCTCCGAGGCCGACAGCCGCGCGCTCTGCAGCGCCTCGTCACACACCTTGAAGGTGCGCTGCACCAGGTCCATGACCATGCGGTTGAACTGGTCATTGGACAGCGTGTTGCGCAAGTCCATCACGTTGCCGTTGGCGTCCTGGCAGATCCCCTGGCAGAGGATGTCCGCGGTGCCTTTCTGGCCCACGTCGATCTTCGCCCGCTCCGCGGCGTCCTTGAGCATCTGAAGGCAGTACTTGTTCTGTCGCAGGTCCAGCCGCGTCTTGGCCAGGAAGTCCTCGGCCAGCCACGTCATGATGCGGTCGTCGAAGTCATCGCCGCCCAGGTACGTGTCGCCCGCGGTGGACAGCACCTCGAACACGTCCTTGCCGATCTCCAGGATGGACACATCGAAGGTGCCACCGCCCAGGTCGTACACCACCACGCGCTGGTTGACGTCCCGGCCGAAGCCATAGGCGAGCGCCGCCGCGGTGGGCTCGTTGATGATGCGCAGCACCTCCAGCCCGGCGATGCGGCCCGCGTCCTTGGTGGCCTGGCGCTGGTTGTCGTTGAAGTACGCCGGCACGGTGACCACCGCCTTGGTGATCTCCCGGCCCAGGTACGTCTCCGCCACCGCCTTCATCTCCTTGAGCACCAGCGCGGAGATCTCCGGCAGCGAGTACGTCTGCCCGTGCACCTGGATGCGCACCGCGTTGTTGTCGCCCTCGACGATGGTGTACGGCATCACCGCCTGCGCCTTCTTCACCTCGTCGGAGAAGAAGTACCGCCCGATGAGCCGCTTGGCCGAGTACACCGTCGCCTCCGGGGCGGCGATGATGTTCTTCTTGGCGGCGTTGCCCACGAGCACCGAGCCGTCATCGAGGAACGATACGCACGAGGCGTGGTTCAGCTCGCCCCACTCGTTGGGGATGACCACCGGCTGACCGTCCTGGACCACCGCCACGCACGAATACGAGGTGCCCAGGTCGACGCCGATCGCGATCTCGTCCGACATTCCGTCTCCGGTGAAGTCCTGCACCATCGCAGGAGGCTTGCCCAAAGCGCGGGGAGGTTACGCCTCCCGGTCCCGAAGTGTCAAACGTTCTATGTTGCAAATCTCAGCCATTTCAAGGGCTTAGCTCGGGGCGAGGGCCCTGGAGGCGGGGTTGAGGGAGGGGGGCGGCGCGGTTATGCATGGGGTGCGACACACACTCCACAAGGGGTTTCCACCCATGTCCGCCGTCCTGGCCGTGCTCACGTCCGATCCGAACCTGCTGCGGTGCGAGCTGCACCGGCTGGAGGGACAGGTCCTCCTCCCGGGGGAATCCCGGGGGAATGCCGCCGGGGTGGGCTCCTATGCCGACGGGGAGGTGCTGATGCGGCGCTTCTCCAGCGATGAGGCCCTGACGCCGGAGTCCCTGGCTCCCCCGCATGAGTCGGCCGTGCTGCTCTGTCATGTGGGGAAGCTGCCCCTGGGGGGCTCCCCCGAGGAGAACACCCAGCCGTTCCGGGCGCGCAGTTGGTTGTTCGCGCACCAGGGGGCCCTGGAGGGGTTCGAGCGGCTCCGGGCCTCGCTGCTGGAGGCGCTGCCCGAGTTCCTGCGGCGGCAGGTGCGCGGCGCCACGGACAGCGAGGTGGTGTTCGCCCACT encodes the following:
- the speA gene encoding biosynthetic arginine decarboxylase, which encodes MPINTPQHRWTLADALEMYGIRNWGNPYFGINEKGHVCVHPDGPQGSSMDLKELVDEVRRRGIGLPLLIRFTDVLRHRVIHLNEAFKKAIAESNYKGQYRGVYPIKVNQHRYVVETIVETGKNYGYGLEAGSKPELLAVMALLDNEDALVICNGYKDEEYVETALFFSRLGRNVILVVEKPSELPLIAEVARKTGIAPRLGVRVKLSTRGAGKWEASGGDRSKFGLTSSELMNCISFMRETGLLPHFELLHFHLGSQISNIRNVKNALREVGCFYVEVARQGAPLKYLDVGGGLGVDYDGSQTNFTSSMNYTTEEYANDVVFGVMEACDRAGVTHPTLVSESGRAIVAHHAVLVMDVLGTSESDPAQVPEKVDEKAPSVVRNLLSTLRDLTNKNLLESWHDAQDAKEESLTLFSLGHLSLEQRVAAENIYWAICHKIMRIARDHGEIPEELDSLEKQLSDTYFCNFSVFQSLPDSWAIDQLFPIMPIHRLAEKPSRRATLADITCDSDGKIEHFIDKREVKDALELHPLNNDDYYLGIFLVGAYQEILGDLHNLFGDTHAVQVSLAPNGGYLIDHVVEGDTVNEVLHYVSYSKDDLVARLRKFTEIALRNGRITLDESRTLLRMYEEGLAGYTYLERDVDAAFNASHGQLRLVPPQDASSPRIPAPPTGT
- a CDS encoding OsmC family protein gives rise to the protein MSQPSQPTGVVMTATSAPAFKTELEHGPSGSRIATEAPKDNGGTGGSFSPTDLVGAALASCALTTMALVASREGIPFGDARVTVEKRMTPPPRRIGELVLTLHMPTGLSPAHRIRLEQVAHECPVARSLHPDLKLPITFRYPGES
- a CDS encoding PHP domain-containing protein yields the protein MIDLHSHTTASDGQHAPEELLAMAASAGVTVLAVTDHDTVAGLAAAKAAAARHGVELVAGIELSAFVLGKEAHILGHFLRPEDPGISRFADALRTERAQRMEQMVEKMRKLGFPVRMEEVYALAEDAHLGRPHLARVLVEKGWCVDTKEAFDRFLGNGRPAWVDRYRLDGADAIQLIRTAGGTATLAHPGTSKMNRAEIATLAKAGLAGLEVLHADHNPSVREKYLALAREFALVVTAGSDFHGEKVAPGRHLGTASMPPELFEKLRARASA
- a CDS encoding deoxyhypusine synthase family protein, with product MAKTSNPKKSLRNAYSGARKADPRPITGKEKPAELLAHAFSAYVGRQERTAFELMSKSMEQDASIFLTLSGAMTPAGLHQSCLIPLVEKGIISALTTTGANLYHDAHRIIGHAIREVNPNAGDLQYRLARIIRIYDLGFWEEALLDTDRLFSAIIRGPEFQKKMTTPEFHYLLGKAVYGIEKQLGVKQPSLLSTCYKHAVPIWVGAVQDGSIFLNVVKLKRLLGAEFKFELDINDDVYSMAAMQHFCRHQGSKRLAIWILGGGVPKNYTLQGEPLLDQILNVPTSGFDIDVQFCVDPVDNGALSSCPAGEGHTWGKVSVEAVETGSMYVHCDVTAVFPWLTHALLSEPKNKRKPMRLMDKMAEAITFLDTDVQKRRKQLMKTLDWSVEEAEPSTPEDADKHDAYVR
- a CDS encoding hybrid sensor histidine kinase/response regulator; protein product: MTPGTHAAKAEPRATVLNVNDHAATRYLVSRMLELAGYQVLEASSGQEALALAHQLPDLVLLDVEMPDIDGYEVCRRLRGREETQGLLIAHLSAASITREDRIRGLAYGADAYWTTPFEEEELLANIDALLRLQRRAQDAIRVRDDFLSVAAHELKTPLTALRLHLERTFLLGTRTKAETVPKASLDKGLSASLRQLTRLQQLLDTLLDVSRVSSRRLKLEVSTVDLVDVAREVHQRLEPTARSLGVELQLELPSGPIVLFGDRLRLEQVLYNLLTNALKYGSGKAVLLRVEEREDMAALCVKDHGIGIALEDQARIFERFERATHTQQSGSLGLGLYIAKEIVTAHGGTIVVDSTPGEGATFQVLLPLRRTERY